Proteins encoded by one window of Thermococcus sp. Bubb.Bath:
- a CDS encoding DUF63 family protein, whose amino-acid sequence MGPGEFFQKYFVDPIKYNQGYNAVNTTVYAIILGIAVLLLYRMLKRMGIKIDERFFVALMPYIILGPLMRAETDTGMLPRTYLTVSPGAYFVIAAFAIAALFVVWRHLGPVDKLYPIYRDFGWVLVGGLIFLLLINLNKAKFHWNYFGYFIPILFVAELSIWALGKKFKLIKNNKVLFYTHFYDATTTFVGIQFFGFWEQHVLAREFMGLFGTPAAMYIEKLVVLVPIVWLLDVYMKDEDPELINFVKMAIFILGFGPGTRNLLIAFMGA is encoded by the coding sequence ATGGGACCAGGAGAGTTCTTTCAGAAATACTTCGTTGACCCGATAAAGTACAACCAGGGCTACAACGCCGTGAACACGACGGTATACGCAATAATCCTTGGAATAGCCGTCCTCCTCCTCTATAGAATGCTCAAAAGGATGGGAATAAAAATCGACGAGCGCTTTTTCGTCGCTCTCATGCCGTACATAATCCTGGGACCGCTTATGAGGGCTGAGACGGACACCGGAATGCTCCCCAGGACGTACCTCACGGTGAGTCCCGGCGCGTACTTCGTTATAGCTGCGTTTGCCATAGCCGCGCTTTTCGTTGTCTGGAGGCATCTTGGGCCAGTGGACAAACTCTACCCCATCTACCGCGACTTTGGCTGGGTACTTGTCGGAGGGTTGATCTTTCTCCTCCTCATCAACCTGAACAAGGCAAAATTCCACTGGAACTACTTTGGATATTTTATCCCGATCCTTTTCGTGGCGGAGCTGAGCATATGGGCCCTTGGAAAGAAGTTCAAACTCATTAAGAACAACAAGGTGTTATTCTACACCCACTTCTACGATGCCACCACAACGTTCGTCGGAATCCAGTTCTTTGGGTTCTGGGAGCAGCACGTACTGGCAAGGGAGTTCATGGGGCTCTTTGGAACTCCCGCGGCGATGTACATAGAGAAGCTCGTGGTGCTGGTTCCGATAGTCTGGCTCCTGGACGTCTACATGAAGGACGAGGATCCAGAGCTGATAAACTTCGTGAAGATGGCCATTTTCATACTCGGATTCGGGCCGGGAACGAGAAACCTGCTTATAGCGTTTATGGGGGCATGA
- a CDS encoding bifunctional fructose-bisphosphatase/inositol-phosphate phosphatase has product MERRDYEVGGDLPWNEVVYSLAKDIEGLVKPLFGTPEGGRNIGTNVSGDVTKYVDKVAEETAIERLKPLGINIVSEEVGLIDQGSEYTAVIDPIDGSYNFAVGIPIFAFSFALFRTEKPVYSALYEFTTGRYYEAIPGEGAYLNGSPIHVSPSEPKRAAVSFYTRGAGTGLIGRVKRVRVLGAIAVELAYLARGAIQAVVDARNYVRPTDIAAGVLLVREAGGIVTDERGKELRVHLSAEENMNVVAAADEALLKIILEELGGR; this is encoded by the coding sequence ATGGAAAGGAGAGATTACGAAGTTGGGGGAGACCTCCCCTGGAACGAAGTTGTCTATTCTCTGGCGAAGGACATTGAGGGTCTCGTTAAGCCCCTCTTTGGGACACCAGAGGGAGGGAGGAACATCGGAACGAACGTCAGCGGGGATGTCACAAAATACGTTGACAAAGTTGCCGAGGAAACGGCCATCGAGAGGCTCAAACCCCTGGGGATAAACATAGTCAGCGAAGAGGTGGGCTTAATAGACCAGGGCAGCGAATACACGGCGGTAATAGACCCGATAGACGGTTCCTACAACTTCGCGGTGGGGATACCCATCTTCGCTTTCAGCTTTGCGCTGTTCAGGACGGAGAAGCCAGTCTACTCTGCCCTCTACGAGTTCACGACCGGGAGGTACTACGAGGCCATCCCTGGAGAGGGGGCCTACCTAAACGGAAGCCCCATTCACGTCTCACCCAGCGAGCCGAAAAGGGCCGCGGTGAGCTTCTACACTCGCGGTGCAGGGACCGGTCTAATAGGCAGGGTAAAGCGCGTCAGGGTTCTTGGGGCCATAGCGGTGGAGCTCGCCTACCTCGCAAGGGGGGCCATCCAGGCGGTCGTGGATGCCAGGAACTACGTCCGTCCAACCGATATAGCCGCTGGAGTGCTCTTGGTACGGGAAGCGGGTGGGATAGTAACTGATGAGAGGGGAAAAGAGCTGAGGGTTCATCTGAGCGCCGAGGAGAACATGAACGTCGTTGCAGCAGCTGATGAGGCCCTTTTGAAGATCATCCTGGAAGAGCTGGGGGGAAGGTGA
- a CDS encoding rhomboid family intramembrane serine protease: MGSVLRSIMHAWLTYLLVAINFAVFGYELYLSGGPTVSIYALLKLAQVNVLVTEYGEWWRLFTAMFVHVSWIHIAMNMFFLIYLGSQLELLVGRWRYLLVYVVAGLFGNVLTLGMMGPMTISAGASGAIFGIAGALLTIDGVLKRNMQVALANAFFLFLVNSWMPHVNWVAHLGGLLAGLALGYPYGQYVKRRIMRMDYWELEGY; the protein is encoded by the coding sequence ATGGGGAGCGTTTTACGTTCGATTATGCATGCATGGCTGACATACCTGCTGGTAGCCATCAACTTCGCTGTCTTCGGGTACGAACTCTACCTCAGCGGCGGCCCCACAGTAAGCATCTATGCACTTCTAAAGCTTGCACAGGTTAACGTTCTGGTGACGGAGTACGGGGAGTGGTGGAGGCTCTTCACCGCGATGTTCGTTCACGTCAGCTGGATACACATAGCGATGAACATGTTCTTCCTGATATACCTGGGAAGTCAGCTTGAGCTCCTCGTTGGGAGGTGGAGGTACCTCCTGGTTTACGTGGTGGCCGGTCTCTTCGGCAACGTCCTGACACTGGGAATGATGGGGCCGATGACCATAAGCGCAGGTGCAAGTGGAGCCATCTTCGGAATAGCCGGGGCCCTCCTCACGATAGATGGAGTCCTCAAGAGGAACATGCAGGTAGCACTGGCCAACGCCTTCTTCCTGTTTCTCGTGAACAGCTGGATGCCCCACGTGAACTGGGTGGCCCACCTTGGAGGTCTGCTGGCCGGGCTGGCGCTGGGCTACCCCTACGGCCAGTACGTTAAAAGGCGGATAATGAGAATGGACTACTGGGAACTCGAGGGATATTGA
- the upp gene encoding uracil phosphoribosyltransferase, whose amino-acid sequence MRVDERWEGVYSFEDSPFIMEILTELRDKNTDSISFRKGLVKLGRYMGYELTKTMETEEVEIETPLEKTRGTVVKDRRNVVIITVLRAAIPFMEGLIKVLEHARVGIVSASRGKAPKFEIEMNYIKIPKVTPEDTVIVADPMIATGSTIIKVLREVRKYGKPKRTLVLGVLAAPEGISRIKNEFPDVEMFVTKIDRELNERGYILPGLGDAGDRAFGAPLKGVPP is encoded by the coding sequence ATGAGAGTGGATGAAAGGTGGGAGGGCGTTTACTCATTCGAGGACTCGCCCTTCATAATGGAGATTTTGACGGAGCTAAGGGACAAAAACACCGACAGCATATCCTTCAGGAAGGGGCTCGTTAAGCTAGGAAGGTACATGGGCTACGAGCTCACGAAGACCATGGAGACGGAGGAGGTCGAGATCGAGACACCCCTGGAGAAGACCAGGGGGACAGTCGTCAAGGACCGGAGGAACGTGGTCATAATAACTGTCCTCCGCGCGGCAATTCCCTTTATGGAGGGTCTGATAAAAGTCTTAGAACACGCGAGGGTCGGCATAGTCTCCGCCTCCCGCGGAAAGGCACCGAAGTTCGAGATAGAGATGAACTACATCAAGATACCCAAGGTCACGCCTGAGGACACGGTGATAGTGGCGGATCCAATGATAGCCACAGGGTCGACCATCATCAAGGTGCTCCGGGAGGTAAGGAAGTACGGAAAGCCCAAGAGAACGTTGGTACTTGGCGTACTTGCCGCCCCGGAGGGGATCTCAAGGATAAAGAACGAGTTCCCGGACGTTGAGATGTTCGTGACTAAAATCGACAGGGAGCTCAATGAGAGGGGCTATATACTCCCCGGACTAGGAGATGCTGGAGACAGGGCCTTTGGGGCCCCGCTGAAGGGGGTACCCCCCTGA
- the cas6 gene encoding CRISPR-associated endoribonuclease Cas6 encodes MRIEVKLRPVGEDPILPFNYNYEVYRQIVGKINTVDPEMAREVEISHVDHFTFSRVLVRKRDLLPDRGIRILSDTVSLYIASHSPEVIKSIVEGFMASPAVRIGKTDFIAEDVKPIKEPVIKDGMLFSTLSPIMVRTVKFTNDRMKIWDLYPSEPAFFDKLRKVMILRYSELYGRTPDDSSFSMEVIKFKPVRILVADTYYRGSLMIFRYFGSREIARFGYDLGFGEKTKYGFGMVKVIDEEASRTDRMGE; translated from the coding sequence ATGAGAATTGAAGTCAAGCTCAGGCCTGTGGGGGAAGATCCCATACTGCCCTTCAACTACAATTACGAGGTATACCGACAGATAGTTGGGAAGATAAACACCGTTGACCCCGAGATGGCAAGGGAGGTCGAGATAAGTCACGTTGATCACTTTACCTTCTCCCGAGTTCTGGTGAGGAAGAGAGACCTTCTCCCGGACAGGGGAATAAGAATACTCTCAGACACCGTTTCTTTGTACATTGCCTCCCATTCCCCAGAAGTCATCAAGTCGATAGTGGAGGGGTTCATGGCCAGCCCAGCCGTTAGGATAGGGAAGACCGACTTTATAGCCGAGGACGTGAAGCCCATAAAGGAGCCTGTCATAAAAGATGGGATGCTATTCTCAACCCTCAGCCCGATAATGGTAAGGACAGTAAAGTTCACCAACGACAGGATGAAGATATGGGACCTTTACCCAAGTGAGCCGGCCTTCTTCGACAAGCTCCGCAAGGTGATGATACTCCGCTATTCAGAACTCTACGGAAGAACACCGGATGACAGCAGCTTCAGTATGGAGGTCATAAAGTTCAAGCCCGTTAGAATACTTGTGGCGGACACTTACTACCGCGGTTCCCTCATGATATTCCGCTACTTCGGCTCCAGGGAGATAGCGCGCTTCGGCTACGACCTCGGCTTCGGCGAGAAGACCAAGTACGGCTTTGGCATGGTCAAAGTAATCGACGAAGAGGCCTCCAGAACCGACAGGATGGGGGAGTAA
- a CDS encoding proteasome-activating nucleotidase: MSSFDDVKTSNSDYDDYITFLKRRIRQLELQIRTLEADKERLERELSHMRTEMSRLRQPPAFAGTVIELLEDDRAIVQNYNGPRFVVRIAPWIEREKLKPGARVALDQRTMAVVELLPSDKDPSVLGFEVIDRPSVTYSDIGGLEKQLAELREAVELPLKHPELFEKVGIEPPKGVLLYGPPGCGKTLMAKAVANHVNATFIRVVGSELVRKFIGEGARLVHELFELAREKAPTIVFIDEIDAVGAKRMDETTGGEREVNRTLMQLLAEMDGFDPSGNVKIIAATNRPDILDPALLRPGRFDRLIEVPLPDFRGRLEILKVHTRRMNLKDVDLRIIAEMTEGASGADLKAIATEAGMFAIRSRREYITQEDFLKAVEKVFGSEQRLTQQIAMHEVMYG, encoded by the coding sequence ATGTCCAGTTTTGATGATGTGAAAACTTCAAATTCAGATTATGATGACTACATCACCTTCCTGAAGAGACGCATAAGGCAGCTGGAGCTCCAAATAAGAACCCTCGAAGCCGACAAAGAGAGGCTGGAGAGGGAGCTTTCACATATGAGAACGGAGATGTCCAGGCTCAGGCAGCCACCGGCCTTCGCGGGGACGGTCATAGAACTCCTGGAAGACGACAGGGCCATAGTCCAGAACTACAACGGTCCGCGGTTCGTCGTCAGGATAGCTCCGTGGATAGAGAGGGAGAAGCTCAAGCCCGGCGCTAGGGTTGCCCTCGACCAGAGGACGATGGCGGTCGTGGAGCTTCTTCCAAGCGACAAAGACCCCAGTGTGCTCGGCTTTGAAGTCATTGATAGACCCAGTGTAACTTACAGCGACATCGGCGGTCTGGAGAAGCAGCTGGCAGAGCTGAGAGAGGCCGTCGAACTTCCGCTCAAGCACCCGGAGCTCTTTGAGAAGGTCGGAATAGAGCCACCAAAGGGGGTTCTACTCTACGGGCCACCCGGCTGTGGGAAGACTCTCATGGCCAAGGCGGTTGCCAACCACGTGAACGCTACGTTCATCCGCGTGGTTGGAAGCGAACTGGTCAGAAAGTTCATAGGCGAGGGAGCAAGGCTCGTTCACGAGCTCTTTGAGCTGGCGAGGGAGAAGGCCCCGACGATAGTATTCATAGACGAGATAGACGCCGTCGGCGCCAAGAGGATGGACGAAACCACTGGCGGTGAGAGGGAAGTCAACAGGACACTCATGCAGCTCCTGGCCGAGATGGACGGCTTCGACCCCAGCGGGAACGTCAAGATAATAGCAGCCACCAACAGACCTGACATCCTCGACCCGGCACTCCTGAGGCCTGGAAGGTTTGACAGACTCATAGAGGTTCCCCTCCCGGACTTCCGCGGCAGGCTTGAGATACTCAAGGTTCACACAAGGAGGATGAACCTGAAGGATGTGGACCTCCGCATAATAGCGGAGATGACAGAAGGAGCAAGCGGGGCGGATTTGAAGGCCATCGCAACGGAGGCAGGAATGTTTGCCATCAGGAGCAGGAGGGAGTACATCACGCAGGAAGACTTCCTGAAGGCGGTGGAGAAGGTCTTCGGTTCGGAGCAGAGGCTAACCCAGCAGATAGCAATGCACGAGGTCATGTACGGCTGA
- a CDS encoding serine/threonine-protein kinase RIO2 has translation MVSKLLALDAYPNLRDLDFRILRGVELNMRHHRWVPLEDIARFARTDVETASFRLGKLDNWGLVVRRSDIGYIGYQLTIHGYDTLAIRALAKKGVIEGISPVHIGVGKDADVYVGMTPGGEKVAVKFNRIGGRTASRKAAYHSDVFANKKHTSWLYISRLIAKKEYDALVLLSPIARVPRPLAWNRHVLVMEFIDGTELAEMRDSGLTREEAEEILNRVLEEYLKIVRFGVVHSDLSEFNVVVTDGDVLIIDWAQYVTTADPNSLDLLRRDLTVIINAFRRRWRVEKEFEDVWGEFESAWKESRGERDGD, from the coding sequence ATGGTCAGCAAACTCCTCGCCCTCGATGCTTATCCAAACCTGCGCGACCTCGACTTCAGGATACTCAGGGGAGTCGAGCTCAACATGCGCCACCACCGGTGGGTGCCGCTTGAGGACATCGCCAGGTTCGCGAGAACGGACGTCGAAACTGCCTCTTTCCGCCTTGGAAAGCTCGACAACTGGGGACTGGTCGTTAGGAGGAGCGATATTGGCTACATTGGCTACCAGCTCACGATACACGGCTACGACACGCTGGCGATAAGGGCGCTGGCAAAGAAAGGTGTTATAGAGGGAATAAGCCCCGTGCACATCGGTGTGGGGAAGGACGCCGACGTCTACGTTGGGATGACCCCAGGAGGGGAGAAGGTAGCCGTTAAGTTCAACAGAATTGGGGGGAGAACCGCCTCAAGGAAAGCGGCGTACCACTCGGACGTTTTTGCCAACAAGAAGCACACGAGCTGGCTCTACATCTCACGCCTGATAGCGAAGAAAGAATATGATGCCCTCGTCCTGCTCAGTCCAATCGCCAGGGTACCAAGGCCACTAGCGTGGAACAGGCACGTTCTCGTCATGGAGTTCATCGATGGGACTGAACTGGCGGAAATGAGGGACTCTGGCCTCACGAGGGAGGAAGCGGAAGAAATATTAAACCGTGTTCTGGAGGAGTACCTCAAGATAGTGCGCTTTGGGGTAGTTCACTCCGACCTCAGCGAGTTCAACGTCGTTGTAACCGACGGCGATGTCCTTATCATAGACTGGGCCCAGTACGTAACAACCGCGGATCCAAACAGCCTTGACCTCTTGAGGAGGGACTTAACAGTTATAATAAACGCCTTCAGGAGAAGGTGGCGGGTTGAGAAAGAATTTGAGGATGTCTGGGGAGAGTTTGAATCCGCCTGGAAGGAGAGCAGGGGTGA